A genomic stretch from Bosea sp. F3-2 includes:
- a CDS encoding MurR/RpiR family transcriptional regulator, producing MLQNDPLRDRIISRFDGMSPQLQQAARYILEHPQEVALVSMRELSRNAGVQPSTMTRLAKFLDLSGYDDIRAHHAEALRFRADGFAARAMQHGESEQDMAAAQLSRRMLQGLAAQIARLSEPASLERLSAAADRLAQARRIYVLGLRSCHSVAWHFHYVMALLGEKTIHLDGPADTVGDGLIRAGAEDVLLAISINPYARHSLELAQLAREKGLGIVAITDSEVSPLVGIADHAILCSTESQSFFHTLTPALAVSEVLCGLLANKDRATALESLQRADRHLLSLNTYASAIPRRRI from the coding sequence ATGTTGCAGAACGACCCTTTGCGCGACCGCATCATCAGCCGTTTCGACGGCATGTCGCCGCAATTGCAGCAGGCCGCGCGTTACATCCTCGAACACCCGCAGGAGGTGGCGCTGGTCTCGATGCGGGAATTGTCGCGCAATGCCGGCGTGCAGCCCTCGACCATGACGCGGCTCGCCAAGTTCCTCGACCTATCGGGCTATGACGACATCCGCGCCCATCACGCCGAGGCGCTGCGCTTCCGCGCCGACGGTTTTGCGGCGCGTGCCATGCAGCACGGCGAGAGCGAGCAGGACATGGCGGCAGCGCAGCTCTCGCGCCGGATGCTGCAGGGCCTGGCCGCGCAGATCGCGCGGCTGTCGGAACCGGCCTCGCTGGAGCGCCTCTCCGCTGCTGCGGACCGGCTGGCACAGGCGCGCCGGATCTATGTGCTGGGCTTACGCTCCTGCCACTCGGTCGCCTGGCATTTCCACTATGTGATGGCGCTGCTCGGCGAGAAGACGATCCATCTCGACGGGCCGGCCGATACGGTCGGCGACGGGCTGATCCGGGCGGGCGCTGAGGATGTGCTGCTCGCCATCTCGATCAATCCTTATGCTCGCCACAGCCTCGAGCTCGCACAACTCGCCCGCGAGAAGGGGCTCGGCATCGTGGCGATCACGGACAGCGAGGTCTCGCCGCTCGTCGGCATCGCCGATCATGCGATCCTCTGCTCAACCGAGAGCCAGAGCTTCTTCCACACGCTGACCCCCGCCTTGGCCGTATCCGAAGTGCTGTGCGGCTTGCTGGCGAACAAGGACCGTGCGACGGCGCTGGAATCGCTGCAGCGCGCCGATCGGCACCTGCTCTCGCTCAACACCTATGCGAGCGCGATCCCCCGCCGCAGGATCTGA
- a CDS encoding M81 family metallopeptidase — MMPRIAFAGFNLESVTAVPQIVELAEFERVCVRGAELVERFRGTNTVPGGCLKICEAEGAEFVPLFHTLLGALGPASDEAVAHYTREIVEGLDKSGPLDGVILFLHGACWAPGFADVERHVIDAVRAAAPSLPIAVALDYHGNIDSETLRSADIAVAYRHSPHIDMGETGERAARALLRLLREGRRPGLAVARPNVVIPSIMSATALEPLASIIAEARAAEAAGDCDISIMAGFSYADSANTGMSVICLDWNGQGAAEANVQAFSAWLRGSRQAIASAIPILSAEAALADIERKPANGRPIVLLEHADRMNDSTHLLRALLTRDVGRVNVPFLLDPETAAQAHAAGEGAEIKVALAGKTAPETGGPVEVVAQVLWSGPKSFTVSGRYQRGSFVDLGLTALIQIGAIRVSVVSHFAFAVDGDPFYIFGERPEDYDVILLRSKTHFRDFYEPLADRILVVDTPDLGPADVRLIPYRQLDTANAYPWSDAPA, encoded by the coding sequence ATGATGCCCCGCATCGCCTTCGCCGGCTTCAATCTCGAATCGGTCACGGCCGTTCCGCAGATCGTGGAGCTGGCGGAATTCGAGCGCGTCTGCGTGCGCGGGGCGGAGCTGGTCGAACGGTTTCGCGGCACCAACACGGTTCCGGGTGGCTGCCTGAAGATCTGCGAGGCGGAAGGCGCGGAGTTCGTGCCGCTGTTCCACACGCTGCTCGGCGCGCTCGGCCCGGCTTCGGACGAGGCGGTTGCGCATTACACGCGCGAGATCGTCGAGGGCCTCGACAAGAGTGGCCCGCTCGACGGCGTGATCCTGTTCCTCCACGGTGCCTGCTGGGCGCCGGGCTTCGCGGATGTCGAGCGGCACGTCATCGATGCGGTACGCGCTGCCGCGCCGTCGCTGCCGATCGCCGTCGCGCTCGACTATCACGGCAACATCGACAGCGAGACCCTTCGCAGCGCGGATATCGCCGTCGCCTATCGTCATTCGCCGCATATCGACATGGGCGAGACCGGCGAGCGGGCGGCGCGGGCGCTGCTCAGGCTCCTGCGTGAAGGGCGCCGCCCAGGCCTCGCGGTGGCGCGCCCGAATGTCGTCATTCCCTCGATCATGTCGGCCACGGCGCTGGAGCCGCTCGCCTCGATCATCGCCGAGGCACGCGCCGCCGAGGCAGCAGGCGATTGCGACATCTCGATCATGGCCGGTTTCTCCTATGCCGACAGCGCCAATACCGGCATGTCGGTGATCTGCCTCGATTGGAACGGGCAGGGCGCCGCCGAGGCCAACGTCCAAGCTTTCTCGGCCTGGCTGCGCGGGTCGCGTCAAGCCATCGCGAGCGCCATTCCGATCCTGAGCGCCGAGGCGGCGCTTGCCGACATCGAGCGCAAGCCCGCCAACGGCCGCCCGATCGTGCTGCTCGAGCATGCCGACCGGATGAACGACTCGACCCATCTGCTGCGGGCGCTGCTCACGCGCGATGTCGGGCGAGTGAACGTACCCTTCCTGCTCGATCCCGAGACCGCCGCGCAGGCGCACGCTGCGGGAGAGGGGGCCGAAATCAAGGTCGCGCTCGCCGGCAAGACGGCTCCGGAGACCGGCGGCCCTGTCGAGGTCGTGGCGCAGGTTCTCTGGTCGGGGCCGAAATCCTTCACCGTTTCGGGACGCTACCAACGCGGTTCCTTCGTCGATCTCGGGCTGACGGCGCTCATCCAGATCGGCGCGATCCGCGTCTCCGTCGTCTCGCATTTCGCCTTCGCGGTCGATGGCGACCCCTTCTACATCTTCGGCGAGCGGCCGGAGGATTACGACGTCATCCTGCTGCGCTCGAAGACCCATTTCCGCGATTTCTACGAGCCCTTGGCCGACCGCATCCTCGTGGTCGACACGCCCGATCTCGGCCCTGCGGACGTGCGGCTGATCCCGTACCGGCAGCTCGACACGGCCAATGCCTATCCGTGGAGCGATGCTCCGGCCTGA
- a CDS encoding ABC transporter substrate-binding protein: MTFRFKTFGAAALVAGSLHAMPAFAETTLNVVMQAPLRTLDPILSTAQIVRTHGFMVFDTLLGMDAKYNPQPQMADYSVSADKMTYTFTLRDGLKWHDGTPVTAADCVASIKRWGENDGAARTMMAHVASIEATSDKVLVIRLSKPFGQVLELLAKPSPVPPFMMPKRLAETPAGKQVTEMVGSGPFRFVAEQYRPGDQAVYVKNKDYKPRSEPMSWTAGGKVVNVDKVVWKAMPDMQTSINALQSGDVDLIEQVTIDLLPLLKANDEIKTGAINALGSQVTGRVNHRLPPFDNPKIRQAAMYALDQGELMQTAIGDGQYYKLCASVYGCDVPLASDAGAEYLKGSAKERMAKAKELLKASGYDGTPVLMMQPTDLTILSTQPIVAAERLREAGFKVDVAAMDWATLQSRKNGWQPVAQGGWNFFFTYWGVSGIWNPTVHALLDASGSDTAWSGWPRSARVEELRTAYLTAPTLDEQKKIAKEIQQIAYDEGFYFNAGEFQSVAAWRANLKNLQPGPLTLFWGVSK; the protein is encoded by the coding sequence ATGACGTTTCGGTTCAAGACATTCGGGGCTGCCGCGCTGGTCGCGGGCTCCCTTCACGCGATGCCGGCTTTTGCCGAGACGACGCTCAATGTCGTCATGCAGGCGCCGCTCAGGACGCTCGATCCGATCCTGAGCACCGCCCAGATCGTGCGCACCCATGGCTTCATGGTGTTCGACACGCTGCTCGGCATGGACGCCAAGTACAACCCGCAGCCGCAAATGGCCGACTACAGCGTCTCGGCCGACAAGATGACCTACACCTTCACCCTGCGCGACGGGCTGAAGTGGCATGACGGCACGCCGGTTACGGCCGCGGATTGCGTCGCCTCGATCAAGCGCTGGGGCGAGAACGACGGCGCGGCCCGCACCATGATGGCCCATGTCGCCTCGATCGAGGCGACCTCCGACAAGGTGCTCGTCATCCGTCTCTCGAAGCCCTTCGGCCAGGTGCTTGAATTGCTGGCGAAACCCTCGCCGGTGCCGCCCTTCATGATGCCGAAGCGCCTCGCCGAGACGCCCGCCGGCAAGCAGGTCACCGAGATGGTCGGCTCCGGCCCGTTCCGCTTCGTGGCCGAGCAGTACCGGCCCGGCGACCAGGCCGTCTACGTCAAGAACAAGGACTACAAGCCGCGTTCCGAGCCGATGAGCTGGACCGCCGGCGGCAAGGTCGTGAATGTCGACAAGGTCGTCTGGAAGGCGATGCCGGACATGCAGACCTCGATCAACGCGCTGCAGTCCGGCGATGTCGACCTGATCGAGCAGGTGACGATCGACCTGCTGCCGCTGCTCAAGGCCAATGACGAGATCAAGACCGGCGCCATCAATGCGCTCGGCAGCCAGGTCACCGGCCGCGTCAACCATCGCCTGCCGCCCTTCGATAATCCGAAAATCCGCCAGGCGGCGATGTATGCGCTGGATCAGGGTGAGCTGATGCAGACCGCGATCGGCGACGGCCAGTATTACAAGCTCTGCGCCTCGGTCTATGGCTGCGACGTGCCGCTCGCCTCCGATGCCGGCGCGGAATACCTGAAGGGCAGCGCCAAGGAGCGCATGGCCAAGGCCAAGGAACTGCTTAAGGCCTCGGGTTATGACGGCACGCCGGTGCTGATGATGCAGCCGACGGATCTGACGATCCTCTCGACCCAGCCGATCGTCGCCGCCGAACGCCTGCGCGAAGCCGGCTTCAAGGTCGATGTCGCCGCGATGGACTGGGCCACGCTGCAATCGCGCAAGAACGGCTGGCAGCCGGTGGCGCAGGGCGGCTGGAACTTCTTCTTCACCTATTGGGGTGTGTCAGGCATCTGGAACCCGACCGTCCACGCGCTGCTCGACGCCTCGGGCTCGGACACCGCCTGGTCGGGCTGGCCGCGTAGCGCCCGCGTCGAGGAATTGCGCACCGCCTATCTCACCGCGCCGACGCTCGACGAGCAGAAGAAGATCGCCAAGGAGATCCAGCAGATCGCCTATGACGAAGGCTTCTACTTCAATGCCGGTGAGTTCCAGTCCGTCGCCGCGTGGCGGGCCAATCTGAAGAACCTCCAGCCCGGCCCCCTCACCCTGTTCTGGGGCGTGAGCAAATAA
- a CDS encoding aspartate aminotransferase family protein has product MTRILHRSIGGRLPEAVAGQGVFITDKDGRSYIDGSGGAAVSCLGHGHPEVLAAMRAQMDRIAYAHTSFFTTDVAEELAERLVGLAPEGLDYVYLVSGGSEAVEAAMKMARQYFVEIGQPQRRHFIARRQSYHGNTLGALAAGGNAWRRAQFQPILPQTHHVSPCYAYRDQKLGETSEAYAARLADELEAKILELGAEEVIAFVAEPVVGATLGAVGPVADYFARIRRICDKYGVLLILDEVMCGMGRTGTMFACEQEGIAPDLVTIAKGLGGGYQPIGAVLLSDKIYRAFAEGSGLFQHGHTYICHPMAAAAANKVVELISQPEMLANVRLMGERLQAGLDARLGQSPHVGDIRGRGLFRGIEIVADKESKAPFDPALKMHARIKKEAMARGLMSYPMGGTIDGRLGDHVLLAPPYIIGPEEIDQIVERIGGAIDAAVKG; this is encoded by the coding sequence ATGACCAGAATTCTCCACCGCTCCATCGGAGGCCGGCTGCCCGAGGCGGTCGCAGGGCAGGGTGTCTTTATTACCGACAAGGACGGGCGCAGCTATATCGATGGTTCGGGCGGCGCCGCCGTCTCCTGCCTCGGCCATGGCCACCCCGAGGTGCTGGCCGCGATGCGCGCGCAGATGGACCGCATCGCCTACGCGCACACCTCCTTCTTCACCACCGATGTCGCCGAAGAACTGGCCGAGCGCCTGGTCGGGCTGGCGCCCGAGGGCCTCGATTACGTCTATCTCGTCTCCGGCGGTTCGGAGGCTGTCGAGGCGGCCATGAAGATGGCGCGGCAGTATTTCGTCGAGATCGGCCAGCCGCAGCGCCGCCATTTCATTGCGCGCCGGCAGAGCTATCACGGCAACACGCTGGGCGCGCTGGCCGCCGGCGGCAATGCCTGGCGGCGGGCGCAGTTCCAGCCGATCCTGCCGCAGACCCACCATGTCTCGCCCTGCTACGCCTATCGCGACCAGAAGCTGGGTGAGACGTCGGAAGCCTACGCCGCCCGCCTCGCCGACGAGCTCGAGGCAAAGATTCTCGAGCTCGGAGCTGAGGAGGTCATCGCCTTCGTCGCCGAGCCGGTGGTGGGCGCGACGCTGGGCGCCGTGGGCCCAGTCGCGGACTATTTCGCCCGCATCCGCCGCATCTGCGACAAATATGGCGTGCTGCTGATCCTCGACGAGGTGATGTGCGGCATGGGTCGCACCGGCACGATGTTCGCCTGCGAGCAGGAGGGCATCGCGCCCGACCTCGTCACCATCGCCAAGGGGCTTGGCGGCGGGTACCAGCCGATCGGCGCGGTGCTGCTCTCGGACAAGATCTACCGCGCCTTCGCCGAAGGCTCGGGGCTCTTCCAGCACGGTCACACCTATATCTGCCACCCGATGGCGGCGGCTGCGGCGAACAAGGTCGTCGAGCTCATTTCCCAGCCTGAGATGCTGGCGAATGTCCGGCTGATGGGCGAGCGCCTGCAGGCCGGGCTCGATGCGCGCCTCGGCCAGTCGCCGCATGTCGGCGACATCCGCGGACGAGGGCTGTTCCGCGGCATCGAGATCGTTGCTGACAAGGAGAGCAAGGCGCCCTTCGATCCAGCGCTGAAGATGCATGCCCGGATCAAGAAGGAGGCGATGGCCCGCGGCCTGATGAGCTACCCGATGGGCGGCACCATCGACGGCCGGCTGGGCGACCATGTGCTGCTGGCGCCGCCCTACATCATCGGTCCCGAGGAGATCGACCAGATCGTCGAGCGGATCGGCGGCGCGATCGACGCGGCGGTCAAGGGCTGA